ACCCGCGTTCTTTCGTGTCTTTATTCATAACCAATTAATGCCTGATTCCTCGTCTCATCTACCCTCAAGCATACCCGACCCAACGTGCGGTCCCCGTCCAGAAAATGCAAGGCAACTTCGCTTTCCCTTATCACCACATTCCTGGGAACAAATTCGGGTAACGATGGATGAGTGCGACATATTTTCCACTATTTATCCTATTTCCAAATCTTCTTGTTCCCCATTTCCTCTCTCTTCTTCTATGCGGCCTCCGCTCGCGCTCTCTCTCCGTGTCTGATCCCCTCTTCCCGCTTCAATACCCTAGCACCACTCTCCTCGTCGCCGGCGGCGATCCAGGGGTTTGCGCAGGGCGCGAGACGCGTAGGAGACGGTGGGACGTGGAAATGACGCGGCGGTGTTCCCACTGCAACCACGACGGGCACAATTCGCGGACGTGCCCCAACCGCGGAGTCAAGCTTTTCGGCGTGCGGCTCGACGGATCCGTGCGGAAGAGCGCCAGCATGGGGAACCTCTCCCTCCTCGCCGGATCCAGCGGAGGCGCGTCTCCGGCCGACGGACCGGAACCGGGCGGCGGATCCGCGGGGGATGGGTACGCCTCGGAGGATTTCGTGAAGGGTTCGTCCTCCAGCTGCCGCGACCGGAAGAAGGGTAAGTGTATTTTAGGCAAAATGATTGCTTCTCCTGTCAAGAACCGATTCATACCGGCCGCGAACGATAATTTGAAGTGTATGCATCTGTCCTGCTTTATGCCATAGACTTGTTTTGGAATCATCTATAGAGAGCACGGGAAAAAGAATTCATCTTTTCCTGGCTTTCATACATTGGAATCAGTAGAAGAAACATCCTGCATATCTTGTTTGGATAAGATCTTGTTTACAATCATTGCACATAGATCATGCCAAGGTAGGTCTGAGGAAGATTGACCCACATAGATGCTCTCCTCTGCAAGTGAGAGCAATTAGCCACATTCATAAAAGCCGAGAATGAAATAGCTTGTTCAATTTCTGGTTTGAGTTGAAGAAAAAGACGTTGCACATTTTACATTGCACTAGGTTGGCCTGCTCTTTTGCTCCCTGGGGTAAGTAGATCTCCACAGCTTGTCTGTTGTAAAGTTGATGCTAAATTGAGTGAAATTGGTGAATTAATAGAGATCTATGCACAATTTGGTTAATTTTGTCCAGCATAACTTTGGGTAGAAGGAGAGATCACTCTTATCTGAATCACTGGCCTCTAAAGTATCATTGGCATATACATAAAATTTCTTGTTTTCCATTTTTCAGCATCAAATTTGCTGTTTCTTTATGAGCTATGGATATTTGATGTATGAACTTCTGTGTATGGCATGGATAGGTACTCCTTGGACAGAAGAAGAGCATAGAATGTTCTTACTTGGCTTGCAAAAGCTTGGCAAAGGTGACTGGCGAGGCATATCTCGCAATTTTGTGGTGTCAAGAACACCCACTCAAGTAGCTAGCCATgctcaaaaatattttattcgCAAATCCaacatgacaagaagaaaaagaagatcgAGCCTTTTCGATATGGTACCTGATGAGGTtactccctctctctctctctctctctctctttttgacaCACAAATACTTTTGTGCCTGCTTGCATTGTATTGCCTGAGCTGCCTTATAGAACATTTGTTTACTGCCACTCCTTCTAGGCCTATAGCTTGCCCATAGTCTGATACTAAAAAACAGATTAGAATATCTCCATGATTTTTCTTTCCTACCTTTTAATGGATGCAAATGAAATAGATTTGGGCGATATTCAACAATTAAAATACCAAAGTGAAGAAAATTTGTCAAAACTTCTAGTTCAATTGATCTGTGAAACATCACTTTTTAAAGTATGTAGAAATGATATTATACATTGTAGAAATTCCGACAAGTATAATGTGCATATAAAAGTTGTAAGAAAGAACCTATCTCAGTTCATGTAGATTACCTTTGAATCTTTTGAGGCTGTGTGATTGATTTCCTTTTATTTTGTCAGCCCCTTGAACCACAACTGTTTCCAATGAGCCTCCAAGAATCAGAGTTACAAAGCAACAAGCCACCTCCAATACCTCCAACTCTGAACGAGGAATGCGAGTCGATGGATTCTAATGACTCGATGTTGGGAGAAACAGTTGTCCCAATTCCAGAAGCTCCCCAGAGCACTTACACCATGGTACTCCCAACATATTATCCCCCATTTCTTCAATTTGCATCCCCTTACTGGCCCGGAGGTACATCAGAGACCCCAGATCAAGCACATGAAATTATAAAGCCAACAGCAGTGCATTCAAAGTCACCCATAAACGTCGAAGAGCTCGTAGGTATGTCAAAACTGAGTATAGGCGACAACGGGGGAGAAACGGTGTCTTTATCGTCTTCACTAGGTTTGCTCAGCGGGTCAAAGAGACAATCTGCCTTCCATGCAAATCCATTCCCGAAGGCTCGCACTTGATCTCACTATTCAGGCAGGGTTCCCAGTTAATTAGCTTCGCCTCCTTGTTAATACAGTCTTAAAGGTAGTTTCATTTGCAGACTATAAAAGACAGCTTATGTTCGTGAAATACTCAGATAATATATACTACTAATGTAGCAACTGTCTTATTGTCGATTCTTTGAGAGAGTAGTTATAACTCAAGTCTTTGAAAGTTGAAACTCGATACCTAAGTGGTGTCAATGATATCTGCACTGTGGATTTAACCATTTACATTTGATTTGTTCATCATCTGCACTTCTAACTTTAGAGTTGTaggcagatgatgatgatgatgatgatgataatgatgatgatgatgatgatggcggcCTTGAGATGAAGGTATATTaatcatctacatataatgtGAAACATAATGATGCACGAGTCCATCAAAAGCAATGATGGCTTGTAAGGATTAATGTAGTGCTGAATGAGATGATCTAAGCTCACATGATGAGAAATGTTCCTTGACAAAAATGCTGCAGAGACAAGTTTTGGAGTTATTTCATAAGATTATCCATATCTGTGGAAAACgtttcttattatttaatttatactTTCGACAGAATGTTATGCATCTTGCATTCGGGTATCACGTGCTTTCCACAGGCAGCATTTCGACCGCAGGAGCTCCACGTGCGCGACGCGTCGGCAGCGGCAGGGAAAGCGACGGGCACGTGCGGCGGCGCCCCACGAGGAACTCGCGCCGCTTCCCCCGCAGACGCACGAACTGAAGCGCCGGTAACTTCACTGGCGGTGATTTTTAAATACTTAATCAtgtttggctaaacttattaaaGTTGTTagatgttattttaaaaaataaacggttaaaatatttaagtaactTATTTATGTGTTTAATAttataagatttttttattaataaaattattaaaaaatatataatattattaatagaagattttgagtttttttattaATAGAAGATTTTGAACGAATTTATACAGGGGGAATTGAAAAGAGACGTTGACAGAGAAGATGACACGCAACGTTGAAAGAGAAGTCGGCGGAGATAGAAAGATATtatgtttataaaaatttatagagaataagatgaggatttatgaaattatataaggatattttagaagaaaaaaattattaaaataagatcttttttaaAAAGTAGAATCTTTcctacttttttaaaaataacttataaTTCCAAAAGaacttattttgacagcttataagttgtttgaaaaaaaaaattatcaaacaaattAAAAGAACTTATAAGCTTCAAAATAACTTATAGAGGGTAtttggctaaacttattaaaaacaacttataagttgttttaagagcttataagttgttagatcttattttaaaaataagctgTTAAAATGTTTGGATGAACTTATTACAGtcaacttaaaggtattgatgtGTTTAGCATTATAAGAtccttttattaataaaattaccgAAAAGGGTATAATATCATTAATAGAGGGTTTTAGGTGAATTTATGCACCGAATGAGAGAAAATTGGAAAGATGCATTGGCAGAGAAGATGACACAACACTGAAAAAGAAGTCGGCGGAGATAGAAAGATATTAGGTTTATAAAAGTTTATGAAGGATAAGAtgaggatttatgaaattatataaggatattttagagaaaaaaattattaaaataagattttttttttaaaaaaaaaataggatctTCATACTTTtttaaaacaacttataagctccaaaacaacttATTTTTACAGTTTATAAGTTGCTTGAAAAAATTTTTACCAAATAAATTTGAAGAGTTTATAAATTCCAAGACAACTTATAAACTATTTTAGAAAGCTTATAAACTCAGCCAAACATCCACTTAATTAAGGGCATCTCCAATCGTTAAAGTTttgaatgagtttttttttttagaattctacCATGCCACATCAACATTATAAAAACTCATTGAAACATTTTCAATCGTTAAAGCTTTGAGTGAGCTTTTTTTATAATTCTCTCTACATTTAGTTGCATGACTCCATACATATTacatattacatcaatttcaatACAAATCTACTATTCTCTccacaatttaaaaaaaaaacctacatacaattttttttcatttaatatctttatatagttttcatttgatattttaattaattataatctttaatttaatttatttataattaacaattaattaattaattaattttttatttaatataatttatcattttatttaatatttaattattttataaatttaatttaattatagtcatttgtatattttttttaacttatctcaaatatatttatttttaaaataaaaaaaataataattttagttattactaattatttataaattgaaacattaaaaaatatcaattatgTACATTAATTATTGATTCCaccttgaaaaaaaaattgaaaattcaaatatacTCTTAATTAAAAATCCTAAATTTCACCTACataatcataaaaaaaacatttataaaatttttaaattttataaacatTTGATAAAGTTTGTATGTGAGATGCTTAAATCCGTTTATGCTTTGAAATCACGCGCCGGTGTCAGAGGGGACGACGTGTGTAAACCGGCGCAAAGGAAGCTATGCTACTTTTAGTTAATATAAATATAGAGTTAAAAGAAACTTCATTAACTATttgattatttataaattttggaTCCAAGTGATTAGAAGTTTAATAATTAGGAAGGGCCGGGCCCTACacgtaaaaatattttttttaaaaaaaatgtattttGATATAAATCAAACCTTGCAATTAAGCGATCGCAGAACACGTTTAGTCGTTACCAAAACTCACATGCAATAcgaagagagaagagaggagaagagagaagagaggagagagagttATGAAATAAAGAGGAAGTAGGCAACGAAAGCAACAGCACGTCTCCGCTTtaaagagggagagggagaagagagggagacgGAGAGGGAGCAGAGCAAGAGGCTGTGGTGGTGGCGGAGATGGGCGAAGGCCGTGCAGGAACTGTTCTCCCCTTTTAATGCGCCCCCAGTTCCGATCCTATTGATTATTCTCTTCGATCTTCATCGCCGCCCGCACTCTCCTTTCATGGCGCCAGAGAGGGAGATGCCGGCGGCGGCTTGTTACTCCGCCAACTTTGTCTCTGCCAACCTTCTTCAACCTCCGAATCAAAATGATTCTTTTCTGGCCGCCGCCGACGCCGACGCCCACCGATTTTCTTCCTTTTCCGGCCAGAGTTTCTTCTCCGCGGCTGTTGATTGTAACACCGAATTTTACTCGACGGCGGAGAAGTCTGGAACCGCAGAGGGTAGCTCCTTGTCCACTCCTTTCCAGGCGGAGCAGAGTCCGCTCGATCTTTATGTTCCGGTGAGGAAAGGAATAGAGTTGTTAGTTTGTGATTTTGGTACGGGAATTGGTGGTTAATATAGGTGTTTTTTGAGATCTGGTGCAGCAATGCGAGGACGAAGCGGAGCTCGAGTGGTTGTCTCGGTTCATGGAGGAGTCTTCTTTCTGCGATGTCCCCGACATCGCGCCGCCGCGGTCATGCGCAGCGGCCCGGAGCAAGCGCCCTCGGTCCGCCGCCTGGGCCTCCTTGGCGCTGAGCTCGCCGTCTTCGTCGTCCTCTTCCTCCAACGAGTTTTCCTCGGACGGATCTGGGCGGAGGAAGAATGGGAGCGGCAGGGCGGCGCCGAGGCGGTGCACTCACTGCGAGTCGGAGAAGACGCCACAGTGGAGGACGGGCCCGCTGGGGCCCAAGACGCTGTGCAACGCGTGCGGAGTGAGGTACAAATCCGGGCGGCTTGTGCCGGAGTACCGGCCTGCAGCGAGTCCCACCTTCGTCCTCGCGCAGCACTCCAACTCCCACCGCAAGGTCATGGAGCTGCGGCGCCAGAAGGAGCTCTTCCTCCTCCCACGCCCCCAGCACAGCCACCCAGACGCTTCCTCCGCCGCACAGCCGGAGATTCTACTCGACGACGGCGGCGTCTGCTGAGTCTCTGCTCACCTTGGTAGTGTTTAATAAGTTTTCACTAATTAATCGACCTTACTTTTCTCAATTAATTTGCCATTAATAACTAAAAGaaatcaaaatatttaaaattttccacTGACGTAATAAGAAGGGATGGGTAAAGCATGTGACGTGCAGTGGGATGCCTGCAAGTGTGTCAGAATGAAAGCGAAAAGAAGAAACAAGGTCACGTGACGAGGAAGCAAGAATAATGGGCCAAAAAAATCCTacggaaaattaaaattaattcgagGTAAAAACTTTCTTAGTCATTAGCCATTACAGATAAAAGATTTTGAGATGAAAATTCACGCACCTGCTGCACATAATTTGAGGGCATAAATAGAGAATTAAAAAACAACTCCGGATCATATGAATTCTCGGCTGCAATTACCCTGCGCCATAATCTGCTTTTAGCTATGATTCAATTTGAGCAGCAAAATAAAAGCACcataaataataaaatacaatttaaattaatttgggcaGTTCGATACCTGTAAAAGGAATGTTTAAAATCACATTTGGCATCCACATACCCATTTCATTTTGTGTAGAGTACACAGCAGTGAATCATTTTAAGTTATCAGGATAAACCAGTGGATGCTTAAGTATGATTGTATGAAAGTTTCTTTGTTTGCTAACGAGTTAGTGATGGCTTTCCTCTAAGCCCTGTTAGTAATTCTATCGCGACCAGTTTTATCACCGCTGATGTCGCTGCAGGATATCTCTGTTGATAACTAAGCTTCACATCTACTTAAAGAATCTTCCACCCTTTTTGCCCATGTCCGTCCCTGAGAGGCCCATCGCAAGGACTGATTTGGAGTCTGGTCGCCACTTGAACTCTTTGAGGGTTGAGAAAAGATTTGTTAGCGTAGGAGAGACTTCGTCGTCCTTTATATTATTGCACGAGATGACTTCGAGTCTCTTCAAATCGATCCATGATAAAACTACTGATTCAAAACCTTTTGTGGTTAAGAGTGAGCAGCCCTCTAAGGAGAGAGACCTCACGTACCTGAAGAGAACAATAAAAAGCAACTAGATGAGCAAAAGTTCCATCGAATAAATAAGAAATAGCTAGAGAAAAAACTAGTACAGTATCTGAATTCAGAGTATCTTCAAGAACCAAAGGGACTGTTTTAGCTCAGTCATGATTTGCACAATGTTTTGCACACTTGTTTGAAGATAGACAGTCCATTGCATTATTCATGCCGACTACAGTAATAATGGGAGGGGTATATTTTATCCTCATAACATATCACGCCTACCCAACAACTAGTATCCCTTGCATTGCACAGTCCCTTCTTACTTCTCATACTTTGCGTCCTCACACGAGCTCATCCCCTACCTAATTTTGTCAAGCCAAACTCTAGTTCCCAGCCACCACTCTTTCAGTCTTAACACCTGCAGAGATCACAACCATTATCATTTCGTCTGAAATCCTCAAGAACATTTTGAATTCGCCAAGCACACTTCCAAGAGGGTTATGAAGTTATGTGATCCTCCTTGTCAATGATCAATTAGGTCTGCGCTACAACAAATAATGTGTTTAATTCTATATCATGTCATTTTTTTATCATAATTAATCTTTAAATGGAATTGATTCATAATTAGTTCATTTTTATTAGATTGGTCTATATATTAGAgttgtctctctctctctatatataatagTAGTCTTCTATATATCCAATTTCTCCATCATTCCCTTTCAACAGGTTCTGTTCTCTTCTCTCAACAAATGTATGAGAGTTTTACTCTCTCAACACAACAGACGCTAGCTATGCTCATCGTTAGTTCAGGTCCTTGGTGTTTGTTAATACTACATGGTTAACTAGAGTAAAAAAGTCCCTCTGCTAGAGTTTTCCTAGTTAAATACATATATTCTTTTAACCATATTGATTTTTTTCCCAAAAAAAAGGTATGATAGTCCCTATGCAATCATTGAGGTGAATTTTAGAGAGGAAAAGAATATCTAGTAAATATATCAACGTGAAAAACGACATGTGGGATAGTGTAGTTACTAGTGTCACAACTAATGTGCTAtgacaaatgattttaaaataattgtaactTTACACTTAAGGCAAGCTTGACTCCCTATCTTTTATGATAGTACAAGGATGAACTTAGTATTTATATTTAAGATAAAGATAAGCTTGAGTCTATCTTTTACCTTAATACTAGATGAACTTCAGTATAGAAACCCCTTTGATGTcttaaaaagaaagaaagaaaaagaaacactAGTTGATATGTAATAGAAAAACACATGTGACTTACAGGGTCTGATGATGATTATTAATTTGTCAGGGCAAGAAATGGATATTAAGAATTCTATTTTATTAAATGATGCAAGAGAGAGTTGGGAAAATTTAATAGGACTTAGATGAGTTTACAAAAGTGTAAAGGATTAGATTCATCAATATTGATTGATTAAAGACTTACCGTAAGATGAATAATAAAATTCAAGATACAAACTCACATTTGATGAAAGTAGAAGAACCTAGATATAACTGAAAGTACCTGTACAACCAATTCAACTATTCTGGTAAAGACCCATTTTGTATTACTGCAGGATAATATATCAGAATGAAGCATGTGAGATGACTTTTTGATCTAGAATAAACAATTCTCACCATCAAAGACCGCCAAACAACTAATCTCTGACTAGAACTAATAGCAATTGGAAATTGGGAAATCATAAATCTCCTTTAAGATAAAATGAAACTGTTTGTTTATCATTGACATCCTAGCTATTTAATCGGTATGAATTGAGTAATATCAGACGTAGTGACAGATAAGAGCTAATCATTTCTTCCATATAAGCTTGTGGACAAGTAAGGTATAGTATACGTCCAAGATTCAGTCGGGAACAACCTTTCACACAGTACTATTGAAAATCAGATGAATGGAGTTAAACCATACAAAGAAGATTTTACTATCCAATTTCAATCTTCAAATTGAGAGAAAAACAAAAAAAGTTTGAGAGGCATTATGTTACCTGCAAATGCTGGAAAGACTAAACATGTCATCATCCAGTCCCCAACAATTTTCAAACATGACTTCTCTTACTGCCTCACACACCCTAAACAATGCTTCCAAGCTTCTTTTATCACGCAGCTGGCACTGCTCCATTTGAAGTGTCTGGATGCTGGGGCACCTTCCTAAGTGTTCCAATGGCCCTGGGTCAGCGTCTATCCTCCTGCAGCTCTGCAATCTCAATTTCTTCAGGTTTTCACAGAAGGACAATGCAGCTATCCATCCTGCATCCATCCGGTGGTTTGATATCGTCAATTCCTCAAGCATCTCGCAGCACTGCCCCACCGCTGAGATGCCGTCGTAGCTACCCTCACAACCAGCAAGCTCCAGCTTCAC
This genomic stretch from Zingiber officinale cultivar Zhangliang chromosome 7A, Zo_v1.1, whole genome shotgun sequence harbors:
- the LOC122001630 gene encoding transcription factor MYBS3-like, whose product is MTRRCSHCNHDGHNSRTCPNRGVKLFGVRLDGSVRKSASMGNLSLLAGSSGGASPADGPEPGGGSAGDGYASEDFVKGSSSSCRDRKKGTPWTEEEHRMFLLGLQKLGKGDWRGISRNFVVSRTPTQVASHAQKYFIRKSNMTRRKRRSSLFDMVPDEPLEPQLFPMSLQESELQSNKPPPIPPTLNEECESMDSNDSMLGETVVPIPEAPQSTYTMVLPTYYPPFLQFASPYWPGGTSETPDQAHEIIKPTAVHSKSPINVEELVGMSKLSIGDNGGETVSLSSSLGLLSGSKRQSAFHANPFPKART
- the LOC122001632 gene encoding GATA transcription factor 4-like; translation: MAPEREMPAAACYSANFVSANLLQPPNQNDSFLAAADADAHRFSSFSGQSFFSAAVDCNTEFYSTAEKSGTAEGSSLSTPFQAEQSPLDLYVPQCEDEAELEWLSRFMEESSFCDVPDIAPPRSCAAARSKRPRSAAWASLALSSPSSSSSSSNEFSSDGSGRRKNGSGRAAPRRCTHCESEKTPQWRTGPLGPKTLCNACGVRYKSGRLVPEYRPAASPTFVLAQHSNSHRKVMELRRQKELFLLPRPQHSHPDASSAAQPEILLDDGGVC